The Myxococcales bacterium region CACCCACCTCGCCCTATGGCCTGTCCAAGGCGGCGGCCCACCTGGCGGTGCAGCACGGGCGACGGAGCCTCGGCGGTGAGATGTTCAACGTGATTTTCTACGTCGGCGAGTCTGAGCGCAGATCGAAGCGCTTCGTATTTCGAAAGATCACGGACCACCCGCACGCATGTCCCTCGGTCGAGTGCGTGAGCCGCTTCGGTTGGGTAACACGGCCGTCATCCGCGACTTCCTTCACGCGAGCGACATGGCAGCGGCGGCGGTCCTGCTGGCTACCAGCCGCAACATCGAGCCAGACGACTACGTGTGCGCGTCCGGTGTGGGTCACTCAATCATGGACGTTGCGCTCACCGCGTGCGACCTGCTTGGGCTCGACCACTCCAAGGTGCTGACGATAGACCCTACCTTGTTCCGACCTACGGATGCCGCGTCCCTGGTGGGCGACCCCTCGCGCCTGCGGGCGCTAGGTTGGGCAACGACATTGAACTTTCGGGCATTGGTGGCCAGAGTCATCAACCACGACCTCGCCGGAAATTCGCTCCGAAGAACTGACCTAATCACGGAAAAGCCATGCCGCGC contains the following coding sequences:
- a CDS encoding GDP-mannose 4,6-dehydratase — its product is MAGFSSVGDSWASPELAFDTNARLTAHMVFAAAARKIRLVHASSAEIFAGSGTMTQTERTPISPTSPYGLSKAAAHLAVQHGRRSLGGEMFNVIFYVGESERRSKRFVFRKITDHPHACPSVECVSRFGWVTRPSSATSFTRATWQRRRSCWLPAATSSQTTTCARPVWVTQSWTLRSPRATCLGSTTPRC